One uncultured Caproiciproducens sp. DNA segment encodes these proteins:
- a CDS encoding DsrE/DsrF/DrsH-like family protein, whose amino-acid sequence MKVLIVGGVAGGAGAATRLRRQSEEAEIILFEKGEYISYANCGLPYYIGGTIKDKEKLIVTQPKLLRDRFRVDVRTMSEVVKIDREKKTVTVQNHADGSTYEESYNKLILSPGAVPKRPNLPGIDSEGIFTLRTVPDTYQIDAYIKEKNAKTAVVVGAGFIGVEMAENLKERGLDVTIVEFLDQAIASLDPEMAAILHRHLRENGIKLLFGTGVQGFEKTDGLKVKLSGDRELPADVVILSIGVAPDSRLAKQAGLELGVGGSIQVNDTFATSDPDIFAVGDAISVRQLVTGSETLIPLAGPANKQGRLAGENVLGQRVTKDSGVQGSAVLKVFDMTAASTGLNEKQLKAQKIAYQKTYVHPSSHAGYYPDSTQMSMKLLFAQDGKILGAQAVGYDGVDKRIDVLATALRLGGTVFDLEKLELCYAPPYSSAKDPVNMLGFTAANILRGDVKVFHYDEADALDLEKISLLDVRTPDEMKMGTLKGAMGIPLDDLRDRMSELPKGKPVYVFCQVGLRGYLAARVLQQNGYEVYNLSGGYKTYITAKGDRENPTGTDCVGVKKNNNGEAVKSACCQDAKMIEVDACGLQCPGPIMKASEGIKSIRDGECLIIRATDPAFASDISVWCERTGNLLLGVQREGAAYIVKIQKGAQAPAIPAQSGNDKSMVVFSGDLDKALAALIIANGAASMGRKVTLFFTFWGLNILRRNEKVHVKKNFIETMFGVMMPRGTKKLGLSKMNMMGMGSKMIRGVMKSKNVTSLEELLRSAMDSGVRIVACQMSMDIMGIKPEELIDGVEIAGVATFLGSAEQSDTNLFI is encoded by the coding sequence ATGAAAGTACTGATTGTGGGCGGTGTCGCCGGCGGAGCAGGTGCGGCAACAAGACTGCGCAGGCAAAGCGAGGAAGCTGAAATCATTTTGTTTGAAAAAGGGGAATACATCTCATACGCAAACTGCGGTCTTCCCTACTATATTGGAGGAACCATCAAGGACAAGGAAAAGCTGATTGTCACACAGCCGAAGCTTTTGCGTGACCGCTTCCGTGTGGATGTGCGCACGATGAGCGAGGTTGTGAAAATTGATCGGGAAAAAAAGACGGTAACCGTGCAAAATCACGCGGACGGCAGCACCTATGAGGAAAGCTACAATAAGCTGATTCTTTCTCCGGGCGCTGTGCCAAAACGTCCCAACCTGCCCGGAATTGACAGCGAAGGAATTTTCACGCTCCGTACGGTGCCGGACACCTATCAGATTGACGCATATATAAAGGAAAAGAACGCAAAAACAGCCGTAGTGGTCGGTGCGGGCTTTATCGGGGTCGAAATGGCCGAAAATCTGAAAGAACGCGGCCTTGACGTTACGATCGTCGAATTTTTGGATCAGGCAATTGCCTCGCTCGACCCCGAAATGGCGGCGATTCTGCATCGCCATCTCAGAGAAAACGGAATTAAATTACTGTTCGGTACAGGCGTGCAGGGCTTTGAAAAGACAGACGGTCTGAAGGTAAAGCTAAGCGGAGACAGAGAACTTCCGGCGGATGTCGTGATTTTAAGCATCGGTGTAGCGCCGGACAGCCGCCTTGCAAAACAGGCCGGACTGGAACTTGGCGTGGGCGGAAGTATTCAGGTCAACGATACCTTTGCCACCTCCGACCCGGATATCTTCGCAGTCGGCGACGCTATTTCCGTGCGCCAGCTTGTTACCGGAAGCGAAACCCTGATTCCTCTTGCCGGACCCGCCAACAAACAGGGCCGGCTTGCCGGAGAAAATGTACTCGGGCAAAGGGTGACAAAAGACAGCGGCGTGCAGGGCAGTGCGGTTTTGAAGGTGTTTGATATGACCGCCGCGTCCACGGGACTGAATGAAAAACAGCTCAAAGCACAGAAGATTGCTTATCAGAAGACGTATGTTCATCCGTCGAGCCACGCGGGATATTATCCCGACTCCACGCAGATGAGCATGAAACTGCTGTTTGCGCAGGACGGTAAAATCCTCGGCGCACAGGCGGTCGGATATGACGGCGTAGACAAACGCATTGATGTGCTTGCCACCGCGCTTCGTCTGGGCGGAACGGTGTTTGACCTTGAAAAATTGGAACTGTGCTATGCGCCGCCATACTCTTCCGCAAAAGATCCGGTTAACATGCTGGGTTTTACGGCGGCAAATATTCTGCGCGGCGATGTAAAAGTATTCCATTATGACGAAGCCGACGCGCTCGACCTTGAAAAAATCAGCCTGCTCGACGTGAGGACTCCCGACGAAATGAAAATGGGCACACTCAAAGGCGCGATGGGCATTCCCCTTGACGACCTGCGCGACCGCATGAGCGAACTGCCGAAGGGAAAACCGGTCTATGTGTTCTGTCAGGTGGGCTTGCGCGGCTATCTTGCCGCAAGGGTTTTGCAGCAGAACGGCTATGAGGTTTACAACCTCAGCGGCGGATACAAGACCTACATCACCGCCAAAGGGGACAGAGAAAATCCCACAGGCACCGATTGTGTGGGCGTAAAAAAAAACAATAACGGCGAAGCGGTAAAATCGGCGTGCTGTCAGGATGCGAAAATGATTGAAGTGGATGCCTGCGGCCTGCAATGCCCCGGCCCGATTATGAAAGCCTCGGAAGGAATCAAGAGTATCCGCGACGGCGAATGTCTGATCATCCGCGCGACCGATCCGGCGTTTGCTTCGGACATCAGCGTCTGGTGCGAGCGGACGGGAAATCTGCTGCTCGGAGTGCAGCGCGAGGGAGCCGCTTATATCGTAAAAATTCAGAAGGGTGCGCAGGCACCGGCTATTCCCGCACAGAGCGGAAACGACAAAAGCATGGTGGTGTTCAGCGGCGACCTCGACAAAGCGCTTGCGGCACTGATTATTGCCAACGGCGCCGCCTCCATGGGTAGGAAGGTAACCCTGTTTTTCACCTTCTGGGGGCTGAACATTCTTCGCAGAAACGAAAAAGTACACGTGAAAAAGAATTTCATTGAAACGATGTTCGGCGTCATGATGCCGCGCGGTACCAAAAAACTGGGACTTTCCAAAATGAATATGATGGGCATGGGCTCGAAAATGATCCGCGGGGTCATGAAAAGTAAAAACGTCACTTCGCTTGAGGAGCTTCTCCGCTCCGCTATGGACAGCGGGGTCAGAATTGTTGCCTGTCAGATGTCCATGGACATTATGGGCATTAAGCCGGAGGAATTGATCGACGGGGTTGAAATCGCCGGAGTGGCGACCTTCTTAGGCTCCGCGGAACAATCGGACACCAATTTGTTTATATAA
- a CDS encoding HPr family phosphocarrier protein, giving the protein MNLLVNYCWNFEINRKVRKVVAIMISIAVLLRSIENIKEFVQIVERCPYDVDLVSGRYVIDAKSIMGIFSLDITKPLTANIHCESCDDLLKELTPFIVRE; this is encoded by the coding sequence TTGAATTTATTGGTAAACTATTGTTGGAACTTTGAAATAAATAGAAAAGTCAGAAAGGTTGTGGCCATCATGATTTCAATCGCTGTGCTGCTTCGTTCGATCGAAAATATAAAAGAATTCGTTCAAATCGTTGAGCGCTGTCCTTACGATGTTGATCTGGTTTCGGGCCGGTATGTCATTGACGCGAAATCTATCATGGGAATTTTCAGTCTGGATATTACAAAACCATTAACCGCGAACATCCATTGTGAATCCTGTGATGATCTATTGAAAGAACTAACCCCGTTTATTGTCAGAGAATAG
- a CDS encoding NAD(P)/FAD-dependent oxidoreductase has translation MYDVVIIGCGVIGAATAYELSRYDLKIAVLEKENDIADGTTKANSAIVHAGYDPEPGTAMAHLNVRGNAMIEEIAKKLSVHYQKCGSLVLAFNEDDLHVIYRLYRQGVINGVPGIRVLNTQETLAMEPNLSTEIKGALYAPSGAIVSPWELCIAMADTAKRNGVDFFLNSKVDRIERTGTAYRLYCGDKMYEAARIVNAAGLHSDDVHNLVAAKPEFRIIPSKGQYYLLDKSQGSLVSTVIFQCPSKVGKGILVSPTVHGNLIVGPDAVESKEDDDVSTTQSGLDFVREIAVRSVPGINFRDSIRNFAGVRAQSERSDFIIEESKTAKGFINLAGIKSPGLTSAPAIALECIKILEKTGVYLKKKENFIDERNKVNFKSLSPDEKEALIEKNPLYGRVICRCETITEGEIVDAIHSPITPRSVDAIKKRCNAGMGRCQGGFCGPRVQEILARELHIPLEDVLLNKDGTFILTGETKKGGIQQ, from the coding sequence ATGTATGATGTAGTAATTATAGGCTGCGGCGTGATTGGGGCGGCAACGGCCTATGAGCTTTCCCGTTACGATTTAAAGATCGCCGTGCTGGAAAAGGAAAACGATATAGCTGATGGTACAACCAAGGCCAACAGCGCAATTGTCCACGCGGGGTATGATCCGGAACCCGGCACGGCGATGGCTCACCTCAATGTTCGGGGGAACGCCATGATTGAAGAAATTGCAAAAAAACTGTCCGTGCATTATCAAAAATGCGGTTCTCTGGTTCTGGCGTTCAATGAAGACGATCTGCACGTAATCTATAGGCTCTACAGGCAGGGCGTGATAAACGGTGTGCCGGGCATCCGTGTTTTGAACACGCAGGAAACGCTTGCAATGGAGCCGAATCTTAGTACGGAAATTAAGGGCGCGCTGTACGCGCCGTCCGGCGCGATTGTCAGCCCGTGGGAGCTTTGCATCGCCATGGCGGATACTGCCAAGCGCAACGGCGTGGATTTTTTCCTCAACAGTAAGGTAGACCGGATTGAGCGGACAGGGACGGCTTATCGCCTGTACTGCGGCGATAAAATGTACGAGGCGGCCCGTATCGTCAATGCGGCCGGACTTCACTCCGATGATGTGCATAATTTGGTGGCGGCTAAACCGGAATTCCGGATTATTCCGAGCAAGGGGCAGTATTATCTGCTGGATAAAAGTCAGGGCAGTCTGGTCAGCACGGTGATTTTTCAGTGCCCGAGCAAAGTGGGAAAGGGCATCCTTGTTTCTCCCACCGTTCACGGAAATCTGATAGTCGGGCCCGACGCCGTTGAAAGCAAAGAGGACGACGATGTGTCCACCACTCAAAGCGGACTTGATTTTGTCAGGGAAATCGCCGTCAGGTCTGTGCCGGGCATCAACTTCCGGGACTCCATCCGCAATTTTGCGGGCGTTCGCGCGCAGAGCGAGCGTTCGGACTTTATCATCGAAGAATCCAAAACCGCAAAGGGATTTATCAATCTTGCGGGCATTAAATCGCCGGGTTTAACCAGCGCGCCTGCAATTGCGCTTGAATGCATTAAAATTTTAGAAAAAACGGGCGTTTATCTGAAGAAAAAAGAGAATTTCATCGATGAGAGAAACAAAGTGAACTTTAAGTCGCTGTCTCCGGATGAGAAAGAAGCGCTGATTGAGAAAAATCCGCTTTACGGGCGGGTGATCTGCCGCTGTGAGACCATCACGGAAGGTGAAATTGTGGATGCGATTCACAGCCCGATCACGCCGCGTTCCGTTGACGCGATCAAGAAAAGATGCAATGCCGGAATGGGACGCTGCCAGGGCGGCTTCTGCGGCCCGCGCGTGCAGGAGATTCTCGCGAGGGAACTGCACATTCCGCTTGAAGATGTGCTTTTGAATAAAGACGGCACTTTTATTCTGACTGGGGAAACCAAAAAGGGAGGAATACAGCAATGA
- a CDS encoding FAD-dependent oxidoreductase produces MISEAYDLVVIGGGPAGLAAALEGYSNGAKSVLILERDKELGGILNQCIHNGFGLHYFKEELTGPEYAQRFVEMLRDTSVQVKLDTMVLEITKDKQIHCVNSKDGYLIIQARAIVLSMGCRERTRGAIGIPGDRPAGIFTAGTAQRYVNMEGYMVGKRVIILGSGDIGLIMARRMTLEGAKVLACVELMPYSNGLNRNIVQCLKDYDIPLYLAHTITDIQGNGRVEKVVVSKVDDNKKPIPGTEMTFDCDTILLSVGLIPENELSKSAGLTMDRRTSGPVVFENMETSVDGIFACGNVVHVHDLVDFVTAESQRAGRAAGKYIAEGQPKLKNYIEVKNGSCVNYTVPQKIRTQNVDKAAEIFFRVNNVYKDVVIKVTEGENEIARFKREHMAPGEMEKISIPKAFLENAAGELTVAVGKE; encoded by the coding sequence ATGATCAGTGAAGCTTATGATTTAGTGGTAATCGGCGGCGGCCCTGCGGGGCTTGCAGCCGCTCTGGAGGGGTATTCCAACGGCGCCAAAAGCGTTCTGATTTTGGAACGCGACAAAGAGCTGGGCGGTATTCTCAACCAGTGCATTCATAACGGATTCGGACTGCATTACTTTAAAGAGGAACTGACCGGCCCCGAATATGCCCAACGGTTTGTGGAGATGCTGCGCGACACCAGCGTGCAGGTAAAGCTCGACACCATGGTGCTCGAAATTACGAAGGATAAGCAGATTCATTGCGTCAACAGCAAAGACGGATATTTGATTATCCAGGCGAGGGCAATCGTCCTTTCCATGGGATGCAGGGAAAGAACCCGCGGTGCAATCGGAATTCCGGGCGACCGTCCGGCGGGTATTTTTACTGCGGGAACCGCGCAGCGCTACGTCAATATGGAAGGGTATATGGTCGGAAAAAGAGTGATTATTCTCGGTTCCGGCGACATTGGGCTGATTATGGCGCGGCGCATGACGCTGGAGGGTGCGAAGGTGCTCGCCTGCGTGGAGCTGATGCCCTACTCAAACGGACTAAACAGGAACATTGTGCAGTGCCTGAAAGACTATGATATTCCGCTTTACCTTGCGCATACCATCACGGACATTCAGGGGAACGGCAGAGTGGAAAAAGTGGTGGTGTCCAAGGTGGATGATAATAAAAAACCCATTCCGGGAACAGAAATGACCTTCGACTGTGACACCATTCTGCTGTCCGTCGGGCTGATTCCGGAAAACGAACTGTCCAAATCAGCGGGACTTACCATGGACAGGCGCACCAGCGGGCCGGTTGTTTTTGAAAATATGGAGACCTCCGTGGACGGAATTTTTGCCTGCGGCAATGTGGTTCATGTTCATGACCTTGTGGATTTTGTAACAGCGGAAAGCCAGCGGGCGGGCCGTGCGGCGGGAAAATATATCGCCGAAGGGCAGCCGAAGCTCAAGAACTATATTGAAGTTAAAAACGGAAGCTGTGTCAATTACACCGTTCCGCAGAAAATCCGCACGCAAAATGTGGACAAGGCGGCCGAAATCTTCTTCCGTGTCAACAATGTTTATAAAGATGTCGTTATTAAGGTAACCGAAGGCGAAAATGAAATCGCACGGTTTAAAAGGGAACATATGGCGCCGGGCGAGATGGAGAAGATCTCCATTCCTAAGGCGTTTTTGGAAAATGCCGCGGGTGAACTGACCGTAGCGGTCGGAAAGGAGTGA
- a CDS encoding DUF1667 domain-containing protein → MTELICIVCPKGCHLKVDEQNDYAVTGNGCKRGEAYGKKELTNPTRVVPSTVRINGGSHRRLPVKTSDPIPKAMIFDAMKLLDAVEVSSPVKRGEVVYKDILGTGIDFIATRDM, encoded by the coding sequence ATGACTGAACTGATTTGTATTGTATGCCCCAAGGGCTGTCATTTAAAGGTGGACGAGCAGAATGATTACGCGGTAACCGGGAACGGCTGCAAAAGGGGTGAGGCTTACGGTAAAAAAGAACTGACCAATCCGACAAGGGTTGTTCCGTCCACTGTGAGGATCAACGGCGGTTCGCACCGCCGCCTGCCGGTAAAAACCAGCGACCCCATCCCCAAGGCAATGATTTTCGACGCGATGAAACTGCTGGATGCCGTTGAGGTGTCCTCTCCGGTGAAACGCGGCGAGGTGGTTTATAAAGATATTCTAGGAACCGGAATCGACTTTATTGCAACAAGGGATATGTAA
- a CDS encoding glycerol-3-phosphate responsive antiterminator codes for MKEDILDLLGDNPIIAAIKDDDGLKNVVHSGCNIVFILYGNLCTIADIVHQVKQAGKYAFVHVDLIDGASNKEIVVDFIKETTGADGIISTKSSLIKAANTRGLYTVHRFFLIDSMSFHNVAKQIAICSPDCIEIMPGCMPKVLKAIQKVVNVPIIAGGLVFDKEDVVAALGAGADAISSTSTDVWDNI; via the coding sequence ATGAAAGAAGATATTTTGGATTTGCTCGGCGACAATCCGATCATCGCGGCCATTAAGGATGATGACGGTTTAAAAAATGTGGTACATTCCGGCTGCAATATTGTGTTTATCCTATACGGAAATCTTTGCACAATCGCGGACATTGTCCATCAGGTCAAACAGGCTGGAAAATATGCCTTTGTCCATGTCGATTTAATTGACGGGGCCTCCAACAAGGAAATCGTAGTTGACTTTATTAAAGAAACGACCGGCGCGGACGGCATTATCAGCACAAAATCGTCCCTGATTAAAGCCGCGAACACAAGGGGGCTTTACACGGTGCACCGTTTCTTTCTGATAGACTCCATGTCCTTTCATAATGTTGCAAAGCAGATTGCCATATGCAGCCCGGACTGCATTGAAATTATGCCGGGATGTATGCCCAAGGTGCTGAAGGCCATTCAGAAAGTGGTGAATGTTCCGATTATCGCCGGAGGTCTGGTGTTCGACAAAGAGGACGTAGTGGCTGCCCTGGGCGCCGGCGCGGACGCAATCTCCTCCACCAGCACGGATGTATGGGACAACATATAA
- the larC gene encoding nickel pincer cofactor biosynthesis protein LarC, with protein sequence MKKLYLECNMGAAGDMLMAALLELYPEKERFLEQMNSLGLEGVSVKCVPAQKCGINGSHINVIVNGLEEVSEDVDPGELHYHSHEHEHDHMHPHEHEHDHDHEHEHEHEHEHAHAENHSHSHLSYENLKTLIAELPVPEQVKADALAVYSLIGEAESHVHGVPVEQIHFHEVGSLDAIVDVVGCCLLFHLLAPDSVTASPVHVGSGFVRCAHGILPIPAPATAYILRGIPIYGGEIRGELCTPTGAALLKHFVSRFSPMPPMSVNKIGCGMGTKDFEVANCVRAFWAESDGCHDEISELSCNLDDMTPEAIGCAIELILAGGALDVFSTPIFMKKNRPSTMLTCLCRPDDKEKMIRLMLLHTTTLGVRETSCVRTILTSSFYTVETDYGPIRIKTSSGHGITKYKPEYADVLSASQKHGAAYDTVYKQAVAKAEKI encoded by the coding sequence ATGAAAAAGCTGTACCTCGAATGCAACATGGGCGCCGCCGGAGATATGCTGATGGCCGCCCTGCTGGAGCTTTATCCCGAAAAGGAGCGCTTTCTGGAACAGATGAATTCCCTTGGCCTTGAAGGCGTGTCGGTAAAATGCGTTCCCGCACAGAAATGCGGCATTAACGGAAGCCACATTAATGTGATTGTAAACGGATTGGAAGAAGTCAGCGAGGATGTAGACCCCGGTGAGCTTCACTACCACAGTCATGAGCATGAACACGATCATATGCACCCACATGAGCACGAGCATGACCACGACCATGAGCACGAGCACGAGCACGAGCACGAACATGCGCATGCAGAAAATCATTCTCACAGCCATTTAAGCTATGAAAACCTGAAAACTCTCATTGCGGAATTGCCGGTTCCGGAGCAGGTGAAAGCAGACGCGCTCGCTGTTTATTCACTGATCGGCGAAGCGGAATCCCATGTGCATGGAGTCCCCGTCGAACAGATTCATTTTCATGAAGTCGGTTCGCTGGATGCCATTGTGGATGTAGTCGGCTGCTGCCTGCTGTTCCACCTTTTGGCGCCGGACTCCGTTACGGCTTCTCCGGTTCATGTCGGCAGCGGCTTTGTGCGCTGTGCCCATGGAATTCTGCCGATCCCCGCACCCGCCACCGCATACATTTTACGGGGTATTCCCATCTACGGCGGAGAAATCCGCGGGGAGCTCTGTACCCCGACAGGCGCGGCGCTGCTGAAACATTTTGTATCACGCTTCAGCCCCATGCCTCCGATGTCGGTCAATAAAATCGGCTGCGGCATGGGTACCAAGGATTTTGAGGTAGCGAACTGTGTGCGCGCTTTCTGGGCGGAAAGCGACGGCTGCCACGATGAAATTTCGGAGCTGAGCTGTAATCTGGATGACATGACGCCGGAAGCAATCGGCTGTGCGATTGAGCTGATTCTTGCAGGCGGCGCTTTGGACGTATTTTCCACCCCGATTTTCATGAAGAAAAACCGTCCGTCCACCATGCTGACCTGCCTGTGCAGACCCGACGATAAAGAAAAAATGATCCGTCTGATGCTTTTGCACACCACAACGCTGGGGGTTCGCGAAACCAGCTGCGTGCGCACCATCCTAACTTCTTCCTTTTACACGGTTGAGACCGATTACGGTCCCATCCGCATAAAAACCAGCAGCGGCCATGGTATTACGAAGTATAAGCCGGAGTATGCCGATGTGCTAAGCGCCTCCCAAAAACATGGCGCGGCTTATGATACAGTATACAAACAGGCGGTTGCAAAGGCCGAAAAAATCTAA
- the larB gene encoding nickel pincer cofactor biosynthesis protein LarB: MEQEKALALLQKVKEGKLSPEEAVLELKMSPYEDLGYAKIDLHRELRQGIPEVIFGSGKTPEQIIGIASAMQAHGGENILITRLSPESAKKVEESIPLTYDPMAKIGIVGRKNEITACGTIVIATGGTSDMPVAEEAAITAEVLGNKVARLYDVGVAGLHRLLSKLDILMEAKVIIAVAGMEGALASVIGGLVDCPVIAVPTSIGYGSNFNGLSALLSMLNSCASGVSVVNIDNGFGAGYLASMINHMGGNKK; this comes from the coding sequence ATGGAACAGGAAAAAGCGCTTGCGCTTCTTCAAAAGGTAAAAGAGGGAAAGCTTTCCCCTGAAGAAGCGGTTTTGGAACTGAAAATGAGTCCTTACGAGGATTTGGGATATGCAAAAATTGATCTGCACAGAGAATTGCGTCAGGGTATTCCGGAAGTGATTTTCGGAAGCGGGAAAACCCCGGAGCAAATCATCGGCATCGCCTCCGCCATGCAGGCTCACGGCGGTGAAAACATTCTGATCACCCGTCTTTCCCCCGAATCGGCAAAAAAGGTGGAGGAGAGCATCCCCCTTACTTATGACCCCATGGCCAAAATCGGAATTGTGGGCCGCAAAAACGAAATTACCGCCTGCGGTACCATTGTAATTGCGACCGGCGGCACCAGCGACATGCCGGTTGCCGAGGAAGCGGCTATTACTGCGGAAGTGCTTGGCAACAAGGTAGCCCGCCTTTACGACGTGGGCGTTGCGGGCCTTCACCGCCTGCTTTCCAAACTGGACATACTGATGGAGGCAAAGGTCATCATCGCCGTGGCAGGCATGGAGGGCGCGCTTGCCAGCGTCATCGGCGGTCTTGTGGACTGCCCGGTCATCGCCGTACCGACCAGCATTGGTTACGGGTCGAATTTCAACGGCCTTTCCGCCCTGCTTTCCATGCTGAACTCCTGCGCGAGCGGCGTCAGCGTGGTGAATATCGACAACGGCTTCGGCGCCGGATATCTTGCCAGCATGATCAATCACATGGGAGGGAACAAAAAATGA
- the larE gene encoding ATP-dependent sacrificial sulfur transferase LarE: MDLKMFFAQHPRAALAFSGGVDSSYLLYAANQYGCDVHAYFIKSAFQPQFELDDARRLTEQLKVPFTVAEFDALENPQVAANDPLRCYYCKTTLFTQLRKLAAKDGCTLLMDGTNASDSFDGRPGMRALEELGVSSPLRECGLTKTEIRSLSKEAGLFTSDKPSYACLATRIPTGTKITEELLKKVEQGENIMFTMGFTDFRIRFFHGAAKIQLPEKQFQMAFEKKNELIQALSPYFDGVLLDLTPRV; the protein is encoded by the coding sequence ATGGACTTGAAAATGTTCTTTGCACAGCATCCGCGCGCAGCGCTTGCCTTTTCCGGAGGAGTGGACTCCTCTTATCTGCTGTACGCGGCGAATCAGTATGGATGCGACGTCCATGCTTATTTTATCAAATCGGCTTTTCAGCCGCAGTTTGAGCTGGATGATGCGCGCCGGCTGACGGAGCAGCTCAAAGTCCCCTTCACGGTAGCTGAATTTGACGCTTTGGAAAATCCGCAGGTTGCGGCCAATGATCCCCTGCGGTGTTATTACTGCAAAACCACGCTGTTCACACAGCTTAGAAAACTTGCCGCCAAAGACGGCTGTACCCTTTTAATGGACGGGACGAACGCTTCCGACAGCTTTGACGGCCGGCCGGGTATGCGCGCTTTAGAAGAACTGGGCGTGAGTTCCCCCTTGCGCGAATGCGGCTTAACCAAAACCGAAATTCGCAGTCTCTCCAAAGAAGCGGGGCTGTTTACGTCGGATAAGCCCTCCTACGCCTGTCTTGCCACCAGGATTCCCACCGGTACAAAAATTACGGAGGAACTGCTTAAAAAGGTTGAACAGGGAGAAAATATCATGTTTACCATGGGTTTTACCGATTTTAGAATTCGGTTTTTTCACGGCGCGGCAAAAATTCAGCTGCCGGAAAAGCAGTTTCAAATGGCTTTTGAAAAGAAGAACGAGCTGATACAGGCTCTTTCCCCTTATTTTGACGGGGTATTGCTCGATTTAACCCCCAGAGTATAA
- a CDS encoding DUF3842 family protein, with protein sequence MRIIVIDGQGGGIGRSIVEKLKTEIPSAEIIAVGTNALATAAMLKAGADAGATGENAVIYSCSDADIIAGPIGIILANAMLGEISPAIASAVSGSRAEKVLVPVLTCHVFMAGVEDKPMSKYIELAVAAVKRLCGA encoded by the coding sequence ATGAGGATTATTGTTATAGACGGTCAGGGCGGCGGAATCGGCCGAAGCATCGTGGAGAAATTAAAGACAGAGATTCCTTCTGCTGAAATTATTGCAGTCGGTACCAATGCCCTTGCGACTGCGGCTATGCTGAAAGCGGGAGCCGATGCAGGCGCTACCGGTGAGAATGCTGTGATTTACAGCTGTTCAGACGCAGATATCATTGCTGGGCCAATCGGAATTATCCTTGCAAACGCAATGCTGGGGGAAATATCGCCCGCAATAGCCAGTGCCGTATCCGGCAGCAGGGCGGAAAAGGTGCTGGTACCTGTGCTGACCTGCCATGTGTTTATGGCGGGAGTAGAGGACAAACCAATGTCCAAGTATATTGAACTTGCGGTGGCGGCTGTTAAAAGGCTTTGCGGCGCATAG
- a CDS encoding TrkA family potassium uptake protein, which yields MNVLVVGCGRLGTRLAELLDEHGHDVAVIDSNPDAFRNLNEEFSGITVTGMPMDMTVLQNAGVENCDAVAVVTPDDNLNITVSQIVREFFGVKNVVARISDPARENVFERFGLKTVCPTNLAGDAIFTALTQPISSKNISFETATATFHCRAVDKAHEGIPAASAPKDTGETIFGVLHKNGTMELFSADRRIILAEGDKVVFAKIID from the coding sequence GTGAATGTTCTTGTAGTGGGGTGCGGCAGATTGGGTACACGTCTGGCAGAATTGCTTGACGAGCACGGTCATGATGTCGCCGTCATTGATTCCAACCCGGATGCATTTCGAAATTTGAACGAAGAGTTCAGCGGGATTACGGTTACCGGTATGCCCATGGACATGACAGTGCTTCAAAACGCCGGAGTTGAAAACTGCGATGCGGTTGCCGTGGTTACGCCCGATGATAATCTGAACATTACAGTGTCACAGATTGTGCGTGAATTTTTCGGTGTGAAGAATGTGGTTGCACGTATTTCAGACCCGGCCCGTGAAAATGTGTTTGAGCGATTCGGCCTTAAAACTGTTTGCCCGACCAACCTTGCCGGCGACGCCATTTTTACTGCGCTGACACAGCCGATTAGCTCGAAGAATATCTCCTTTGAAACTGCCACAGCTACCTTTCACTGCCGGGCTGTAGATAAGGCGCATGAAGGTATTCCTGCCGCCTCAGCGCCGAAGGACACCGGCGAAACCATATTTGGTGTTCTGCATAAAAACGGCACAATGGAACTTTTTTCGGCTGACCGCAGGATTATTCTGGCCGAGGGAGACAAAGTCGTATTTGCAAAGATCATTGACTGA